The region tagaaatcATCTTCAGTGTCGTCATAAACTGACGATCGAGAAATACGAATCAATACACAGCTTACATGAGATTGAGACAAATGCACAGCTACCTGTTGAGAAGCAAGACTCTTGTAAAATGgaaacaaaatctaaaatattCGTCCCCTCAAAAAAAGCGAATTCGATAAGTAACGTTTCCAATTTATTCAAGCATGAAAAGATGACAAGGAGATTTCTCAAGTCTCAAGAAACCCAGTCCAAGCTGGACAAATCGATCGACGTTCTCCTTTCTCGACAAAGACATGACAAAGAGACTGAAGCAAAACGGAAAAAAGAAAGTGACAATGTCATTACATCTAAACACTCATCTAACAACGATGATAATGATTTGCAAGATCATTTGCAAGGAATGCATGCAACTAAGCTTCCAGAAACCAGGTCATCCTCAAATGGTGAAAAGCAAACTTGTGTTTCTAAGCCTGATGCAAATCCTTGTGAGTATAGTGTCACAGAGGAAGGCATTGAAAGCAACAGAATACCTAAGTCGACTTCAGATCAGGCCATTAAAAAGACGCCTTCGAAAAGAAAAATGTCAACACCTTTTCGAAACACCACAGAACAGGATTCATGCTTTATTTTACCCAAACATTTGCCAAGTCCAAAGATGTTAAACCGTTCAGAAGAGATCACAAACTGTGAAGAGAAGGACATTTTTAAATTCAAAGAAACTCTTGCCAACACTAACCTTTTCGATGACGATGATGTCAAGCAGGAAGAAAAGCACATTTATACATATAGTAGGAGGATGTCAATGAGAGGGGTTCTGCAGGCATCTAAGAAGTTGTTTGATAAGATAACGACTGACGGGAATGATGATGAAGTAAAGACTGATATCAAGGAAGAGTGCATAGAAACGGAGGTCTTTGGAGACAGCATTGAGTCCCACTCGATGACAATGGAAGGATCCTACACGGGCGATTCGTCAGATTTGGAGCCAAAATCCTGTCCGTACTGCCCTGAAGTCTTTGAGTCTGGTGTTGGGTTATCCAATCATGTGAGAGGCCACCTTCATCGGGTTGGATTGAATTACAACGAGAGGCATGTAGTTCCTGCTGAACATGTGGCTTCTCGAGACAAGAAGCCACGCATGAGACGCAGGATTTCTCCCATTCCACAATTGGAAGAAGGTATTGAgatagttttgtgtatatttcAGTCTGCACCAATAATACTGTGACTGTTTAACGGTTCTGATCTTGGCTTTCTCTTTTTGCAGCAGTACTGTTGGAACCCCCTGCAGACCCTCTAGAAAACTCTGATGACCTGGAGATGATCCATTCCTGTCCACTTTGTGGGGACAAGTTTGATAACCGGACTggacagtccaaccacatccgaGGCCACTTGAAACAGCTTGGTAGaccaatcaaatcaaagaaCAAGACCCCATTATGCTTACTTCGAGAACTGATGCGGGACAAGAAAGAGGTCAATAGGGCTATTCAAATACTCAATAAGAAACGAAATAAATTCTCGTTTCGTAAGTCGTCGAAGCTAGCCAGGTCTCATTCTCTAACTGGACtctttaaaaataattatattccaACCATCTCCAATGATGCCGAATCACACTTCTCCAAACCCCAGTTTTCTTTGTTGGGAGTTGCATCTGAAAAGAAGCAGCTTGAGACCAAGTTGGAGGTTAAAGGATCCCTTTCGAGTGCGAGTGCCTTGATAGGGATTCTGAAGAAGAGAAAGTGCCAAGAAGATCCAAGAATAAAGGCTTATTCTCAAATTTCAAAATCCACGTTATCAGTTTGTTCAGATACTGAACATGGTGCTGGATCAAGACTTGACACTTCATTACTAAACTCGATAGCAGGTaagtaatatatttttttttaaattgtgagTCCTCGATGGGATGGGATACAGGCTAGATTGGTATCTCTTAAAAAGATGGCTTCAATTTACGCCATGATGTGCCGTTTGTGAAGATCGCAGACAGTCAAAAAACGTGGCATTTATACTCACTGTTTCGCACGGCAGCTCTGGAGGGGCTGTTGCACTCTGCTTGCCGAGCTGCTAAATTTCAATGGGGTGTGGCCCGGGACAATTTGGCGAATAAACCCTCATTTTTGGTTCAGGCTGGCTTGCACAGTTCTCGCAAGGCGACTATAAATGTGGTTTAAGGCAGGTGTCCATAACCTATTAAAGGTTTTGCCTGCAGGATACAT is a window of Gadus macrocephalus chromosome 8, ASM3116895v1 DNA encoding:
- the znf644a gene encoding zinc finger protein 644a, with product MSCLAACDEDDKDTDPEMNALTLLQEPVRMTQAALSYIDSFGKPALAKQNGVLDVLSNAEMLSPVGLGNGPSSHRATQAHDLNSLCTEEEEKSITPLKTVQEIDTAGIWGFDVDSPEDSLDDFSSARDLQWDPHKEFMQFLWDDHDESPGEEMQKEVMVSRTQKRRKRKMDMVVMVDPSEDLYPNLGHKSSEDSHDGEDQAHSVPMSKVQNLRMHSKSSSTENKEYPNGTVKAIKQILYNAPTLNSFDNNIGHRLSPLKGRLPVNSPSEPKPSSYPCSKCHLVFRKEISLQQHLELHSDLSFMSPSPFICQECGHIFRESSSLLEHMAVHTKRRKRQVDEINVMSDTNKAGNNALCCPQCPFQTNCQNTFVKHALTHSKSKRCFKCEKCKFHAVSERGLRRHNTSQHKDSGRDEAGVFSCTICSYRVFSKNVFRNHLQCRHKLTIEKYESIHSLHEIETNAQLPVEKQDSCKMETKSKIFVPSKKANSISNVSNLFKHEKMTRRFLKSQETQSKLDKSIDVLLSRQRHDKETEAKRKKESDNVITSKHSSNNDDNDLQDHLQGMHATKLPETRSSSNGEKQTCVSKPDANPCEYSVTEEGIESNRIPKSTSDQAIKKTPSKRKMSTPFRNTTEQDSCFILPKHLPSPKMLNRSEEITNCEEKDIFKFKETLANTNLFDDDDVKQEEKHIYTYSRRMSMRGVLQASKKLFDKITTDGNDDEVKTDIKEECIETEVFGDSIESHSMTMEGSYTGDSSDLEPKSCPYCPEVFESGVGLSNHVRGHLHRVGLNYNERHVVPAEHVASRDKKPRMRRRISPIPQLEEAVLLEPPADPLENSDDLEMIHSCPLCGDKFDNRTGQSNHIRGHLKQLGRPIKSKNKTPLCLLRELMRDKKEVNRAIQILNKKRNKFSFRKSSKLARSHSLTGLFKNNYIPTISNDAESHFSKPQFSLLGVASEKKQLETKLEVKGSLSSASALIGILKKRKCQEDPRIKAYSQISKSTLSVCSDTEHGAGSRLDTSLLNSIAEKGEFNRKVCMHCNASFHSGVSLSNHLRAYAKRKRNASLDGAMIDCKGRRPRSRPGSKKKTLPLPQTPEEMYRLTCRFCDLVFQGPLSVQEDWIKHLQRHIMNTGVPNTGLGMVEVSMQPRDPSSPRPDQDGPSTGPHHAAS